Proteins co-encoded in one Ensifer sp. PDNC004 genomic window:
- a CDS encoding carbohydrate ABC transporter permease: protein MVRSNTGKRLHKVAIYALFGIVALYTLFPFYWMIASSMKSGQAIFDVTFLPDLKFNNYAAILSDGVFLRSLLNSLIVAFSVVALSLLLAVGAAYALGRIDFRGRSPIMLLVLAVSMFPQIALLSGLFEMIRWLGLYNTIGSLIFAYMIFTLPFNIWVLTTFMRDLPKQIEEAAIMDGCSPLRIVRCIFLPMMGPALISTGLLAFIASWNEFMFALTFILTDENRTVPVAIALISGSSRYEFPYGAIMAASTIVTVPLIILALIFQKHIVSGLTAGAVKG, encoded by the coding sequence ATGGTCAGGAGCAACACCGGCAAACGCCTGCACAAGGTCGCGATCTACGCACTCTTCGGCATCGTCGCGCTGTACACGCTGTTTCCGTTCTACTGGATGATCGCCTCGTCGATGAAGTCGGGCCAGGCGATCTTCGACGTCACCTTCTTGCCCGACCTGAAGTTCAACAACTACGCGGCGATCCTCTCCGACGGCGTCTTTTTGCGTTCGCTGCTCAATTCGTTGATCGTCGCCTTCTCGGTCGTGGCGCTGTCGCTGCTGCTGGCGGTCGGCGCGGCCTACGCGCTGGGACGTATCGATTTCCGCGGCCGCTCGCCGATCATGCTGCTGGTGCTCGCGGTATCGATGTTCCCGCAGATCGCGCTGCTTTCCGGGCTCTTCGAGATGATCCGCTGGCTCGGGCTCTACAACACCATCGGCTCGCTGATCTTCGCCTATATGATCTTCACGCTGCCCTTCAACATCTGGGTGCTGACGACCTTCATGCGTGACCTGCCGAAGCAGATCGAGGAGGCGGCGATCATGGACGGGTGCTCGCCGCTACGCATCGTGCGCTGCATCTTCCTGCCGATGATGGGACCGGCGCTGATCTCGACGGGGCTTCTCGCCTTCATCGCGTCCTGGAACGAGTTCATGTTCGCGCTGACCTTCATCCTAACCGACGAGAACCGCACCGTGCCGGTGGCAATCGCTTTGATCTCCGGGTCGAGCCGCTACGAGTTCCCCTATGGGGCGATCATGGCCGCCTCGACCATCGTCACGGTGCCGCTGATCATTCTCGCGCTGATATTCCAGAAACACATCGTCTCCGGCCTGACGGCCGGTGCGGTCAAGGGTTGA
- a CDS encoding cupin domain-containing protein — protein MGYKPSPRPVFDRPSHIPYAGVTRHLWGEENAGLVDDWIYASTECIHQIVFGMQPGGCFKHTEAFRTIFGADEVLYVLSGTLGLANPETGEFCIAKEGEALFFRKDTWHHGFNLGNEQVRVLEFFAPPPAKGTSGPYARTKPYIEIEQSRYGQSQFIGRWPMEAEAQRKARTIHPMREADLLLSLDPATQGAYTGLYCATDQLTVGKTTLLSGKRTGMERHKGDECLYVVSGTLNIHVPDAEGQVWFELNPRDGFYIPAGFDHQYFNMTGDKVEFVFGVAPEY, from the coding sequence ATGGGATACAAGCCGTCTCCCCGTCCCGTTTTCGATCGTCCCAGCCACATCCCCTATGCCGGCGTCACGCGGCATCTCTGGGGCGAGGAAAATGCCGGTCTCGTCGACGACTGGATCTATGCCTCGACCGAATGCATCCACCAGATCGTCTTCGGCATGCAGCCCGGCGGCTGCTTCAAGCATACGGAGGCCTTCCGCACGATCTTCGGGGCGGATGAGGTTCTTTACGTGCTCTCCGGCACGCTCGGTCTCGCCAATCCCGAGACGGGTGAATTCTGCATCGCCAAGGAAGGCGAGGCGCTGTTCTTCCGCAAGGACACCTGGCATCACGGCTTCAACCTCGGCAACGAGCAGGTTCGCGTGCTGGAATTCTTCGCGCCGCCGCCGGCCAAGGGTACGTCAGGCCCCTATGCGCGTACCAAGCCCTATATCGAGATCGAGCAATCGCGTTATGGCCAGAGCCAATTCATCGGTCGCTGGCCGATGGAGGCCGAAGCGCAGCGCAAGGCCAGGACAATCCATCCGATGCGCGAGGCCGATCTGCTGCTGAGCCTCGATCCGGCGACACAGGGCGCCTATACCGGCCTCTATTGCGCGACCGACCAGCTGACCGTCGGCAAGACGACGCTGCTTTCGGGCAAACGCACCGGCATGGAGCGCCACAAGGGTGACGAATGCCTCTACGTGGTGTCGGGCACCCTGAACATCCATGTGCCGGATGCCGAAGGCCAGGTCTGGTTCGAGCTCAACCCGCGCGACGGCTTCTATATTCCGGCGGGGTTCGATCACCAGTATTTCAACATGACGGGCGACAAGGTGGAGTTCGTCTTCGGTGTCGCCCCGGAGTACTGA
- a CDS encoding cupin domain-containing protein: MTGKHVIGAIAHENWPIETWRPGVETRMLISALNGASGLCLFEQWIAPGAGAPTHSHPVEEVLTVAAGQAEMWIDDERFILTAHQSLIVPKRRRRGFANAGGETLHIRALLASAAFEASFDGTAQATRRWASASMRG, translated from the coding sequence TTGACGGGGAAGCACGTCATCGGAGCTATCGCGCACGAGAACTGGCCGATCGAGACGTGGCGCCCGGGCGTCGAGACCCGCATGCTCATCTCCGCGCTCAATGGCGCTTCCGGACTGTGCCTGTTCGAACAATGGATCGCGCCCGGCGCCGGCGCGCCCACCCATAGCCATCCTGTCGAAGAGGTACTGACGGTGGCCGCGGGGCAGGCGGAAATGTGGATCGACGACGAACGCTTCATTCTCACCGCCCATCAATCGCTGATCGTGCCGAAGCGACGTCGGCGCGGTTTTGCCAATGCCGGCGGCGAAACGCTCCACATTCGCGCCTTGCTCGCATCCGCGGCCTTCGAGGCGAGCTTCGACGGTACCGCGCAAGCGACGAGGCGCTGGGCAAGCGCATCGATGCGGGGATAG
- a CDS encoding ABC transporter permease: MRLILDIALTHISGRGRQTIVAMMGVAVGVGFSIAMAALMQGGQDDFVRQLVDTMPHVQVTDEQRTARRQPAEDLFDAAAISGLRPRDDRRGIINPTAALSWLDGWVPGRFAATLKTQGVLRYSGQEVGAAVIGIDPQAEPRVSPIIGDFKAGSFAALAAGGNNVVIGDTMAARLGAKLGDTITAVSSEGLSRRFKIVGLFHTGTTARDEGEAYVLQKNAQILSARPNAINVINIKLDDPNAAPAVARRIEAELGYKAVAWQEANESILEALVVRNVIMYTVVAAIMLVAGFGIFNIISTITHEKARDIAIMKSLGFTETDMRILFVLEGVAIATAGTLLGWAFGFAMIYALSLVRFELAATGQEMTRLPIAWSMLHYLIAATFAVGSAAVAGYLPARRAARANPVDIIRGAT, encoded by the coding sequence ATGCGCCTCATCCTCGACATCGCACTGACGCACATATCCGGCCGGGGCCGGCAGACGATCGTTGCGATGATGGGTGTGGCGGTCGGTGTCGGCTTCTCCATTGCCATGGCAGCGTTGATGCAAGGCGGCCAAGACGATTTCGTCCGCCAACTCGTCGACACCATGCCGCATGTGCAGGTGACCGATGAGCAGCGCACGGCACGCCGCCAGCCGGCAGAAGACCTTTTCGATGCCGCCGCCATTTCCGGCTTGAGACCACGCGACGACCGCCGCGGCATCATCAACCCGACGGCAGCCCTATCCTGGCTCGACGGCTGGGTTCCCGGCCGCTTTGCCGCCACCCTCAAGACGCAGGGCGTGCTTCGCTATTCCGGCCAGGAGGTGGGCGCTGCCGTCATCGGCATCGATCCGCAGGCGGAGCCGCGGGTCTCGCCGATCATCGGCGATTTCAAGGCGGGCAGCTTCGCAGCCCTTGCCGCGGGCGGCAACAATGTGGTGATCGGCGATACCATGGCCGCCCGGCTCGGCGCCAAGCTCGGCGACACGATCACCGCCGTCTCTTCGGAAGGGCTCAGCCGCCGCTTCAAGATCGTCGGTCTCTTCCACACCGGCACGACCGCCCGCGACGAGGGCGAGGCCTATGTGCTGCAGAAAAACGCGCAGATCCTCTCGGCCCGGCCGAACGCGATCAACGTGATCAACATCAAGCTCGACGATCCGAACGCCGCCCCGGCCGTCGCCCGGCGCATCGAGGCGGAGCTCGGCTACAAGGCGGTCGCCTGGCAGGAAGCCAACGAGTCCATCCTCGAGGCGCTCGTCGTGCGCAACGTCATCATGTACACGGTGGTCGCCGCGATCATGCTGGTCGCCGGCTTCGGCATCTTCAACATCATCTCGACGATCACGCACGAAAAGGCGCGCGACATCGCCATCATGAAGTCGCTCGGCTTCACCGAGACCGACATGCGCATCCTCTTCGTACTGGAAGGCGTGGCCATCGCTACAGCCGGCACGCTTCTCGGCTGGGCGTTCGGTTTCGCAATGATCTACGCGCTCTCGCTCGTCCGTTTCGAACTCGCGGCCACTGGCCAGGAAATGACCCGGCTGCCGATCGCCTGGAGCATGCTTCACTATCTGATCGCCGCCACCTTCGCAGTTGGATCGGCAGCGGTCGCCGGCTATCTGCCGGCCCGGCGCGCCGCCCGCGCCAATCCCGTCGACATCATCCGGGGCGCGACATGA
- the minC gene encoding septum site-determining protein MinC: MNDVLTESRPIRLKGRSFLALALTPELPLEDWLTRLDHLASRSAGFFLRRPVVLDVDGLDIDRSQLRELVDQLGKRNVRIMGIEGARQSLLGADLPPAMTDGRPAADYEAKMAEQAEKTEAPEAEAEAEAGAETVITAEPVAAKATPSIVVTQPVRSGQSLFFPEGDVTIIGSVASGAEVVAGGSIHIYGALRGRAMAGTTGNASARIFCRKLEAELIAIDGFYKTADDMEQNLRGKAVQIWLDGEELKAGTLG; the protein is encoded by the coding sequence ATGAACGATGTGTTAACCGAATCCCGGCCGATCCGCCTCAAGGGGCGATCCTTCCTTGCGCTAGCGCTGACCCCCGAGCTTCCGCTCGAGGATTGGCTCACCCGCCTCGACCATCTCGCCTCCCGCTCCGCCGGTTTCTTCCTGCGGCGCCCGGTGGTGCTCGACGTCGATGGCCTTGATATCGACCGGTCGCAACTGCGCGAACTCGTCGACCAGCTCGGCAAGCGCAATGTGCGCATCATGGGCATTGAAGGTGCGCGCCAGTCGCTGCTCGGCGCCGACCTTCCGCCCGCGATGACCGACGGTCGCCCGGCGGCGGACTACGAAGCCAAGATGGCGGAACAGGCCGAAAAGACCGAGGCGCCGGAAGCGGAAGCCGAAGCCGAAGCAGGCGCGGAAACGGTGATCACGGCAGAACCGGTTGCCGCCAAGGCGACACCGTCGATCGTGGTCACCCAGCCGGTACGCTCGGGCCAGTCGCTGTTCTTCCCCGAAGGCGACGTGACGATCATCGGCTCGGTCGCCTCGGGCGCCGAAGTCGTCGCCGGCGGCTCGATCCACATTTACGGCGCGCTGCGCGGCCGGGCGATGGCCGGCACCACGGGCAATGCCTCGGCGCGGATCTTCTGCCGCAAGCTCGAAGCGGAACTGATTGCGATCGACGGCTTCTACAAGACGGCCGACGACATGGAGCAGAACCTGCGCGGCAAGGCCGTGCAGATCTGGCTCGACGGCGAAGAGCTGAAGGCGGGAACGCTCGGTTAG
- the minE gene encoding cell division topological specificity factor MinE, with product MNLFRFFSRTQSAPAARERLQVLLAHERASAGDSDLVTKLRDEILQAISKHMQIDDDKVRVTMERGPQVSTLAVDIEIPFDAKKAA from the coding sequence ATGAACCTTTTCCGTTTCTTCTCCCGCACCCAGTCAGCGCCGGCCGCCCGCGAACGGCTGCAGGTGCTGCTCGCCCATGAGCGCGCATCCGCCGGCGATAGCGATCTCGTCACCAAACTGCGCGACGAGATCCTCCAGGCGATCTCCAAGCACATGCAGATCGACGACGACAAGGTCCGCGTCACGATGGAACGCGGCCCCCAGGTCTCGACGCTCGCCGTCGACATCGAGATCCCCTTCGACGCAAAAAAGGCGGCCTAA
- a CDS encoding DUF1236 domain-containing protein, with translation MKKLVIAAAVVSLVAGSAFAEDANQKAGTAAGIVGGATAGAVVGGPIGAGVGAVVGGALGGALTPPPPEVITYVEQQPAPPSVVVQEQVVIGKPIPQAVVLTPVPDNPRYAYAVVNEHRVIVEPQSRTVVQVIN, from the coding sequence ATGAAGAAGCTTGTAATCGCCGCGGCTGTTGTTTCTTTGGTGGCAGGATCCGCATTTGCTGAGGATGCCAACCAGAAGGCTGGCACGGCCGCAGGTATCGTTGGCGGCGCGACGGCGGGTGCCGTTGTCGGTGGGCCGATCGGTGCCGGTGTGGGTGCCGTGGTCGGTGGCGCGCTCGGTGGAGCGCTGACGCCGCCGCCGCCGGAAGTCATCACCTATGTCGAACAGCAACCCGCCCCGCCTTCGGTCGTCGTGCAGGAGCAGGTGGTGATCGGTAAACCCATCCCGCAAGCCGTCGTCCTGACGCCCGTACCCGATAATCCGCGCTACGCCTATGCGGTCGTAAACGAGCACCGCGTGATCGTCGAGCCGCAGTCGAGAACGGTGGTCCAGGTCATCAACTGA
- the minD gene encoding septum site-determining protein MinD — translation MGKVVVVTSGKGGVGKTTSSAALGAALAQNGEKVVVVDFDVGLRNLDLVMGAERRVVYDLVNVIQGEAKLSQALIRDKRLETLYLLPASQTRDKDNLTPEGVEKVIAALQSAFDWVICDSPAGIERGATLAMRHADIAIVVTNPEVSSVRDSDRIIGLLDSKTLKAENGERMEKHLLLTRYDPIRAERGDMLKVDDVLEILSIPLMGIIPESADVLRASNVGSPVTLADNRCAPALAYFDAARRLKGEALPITIPGEKRSFLGKIFGRKAA, via the coding sequence ATGGGCAAGGTAGTCGTAGTTACATCGGGCAAGGGCGGCGTCGGCAAGACGACGTCCAGCGCCGCACTGGGCGCCGCACTCGCTCAGAACGGCGAGAAAGTCGTCGTCGTGGACTTTGACGTCGGTCTGCGCAATCTCGACCTCGTCATGGGCGCGGAACGCCGCGTCGTCTATGACCTGGTCAACGTGATCCAGGGCGAGGCCAAGCTGTCGCAGGCGCTGATCCGCGACAAGCGCCTGGAAACCCTCTATCTGCTGCCGGCCTCCCAGACCCGCGACAAGGACAATCTGACGCCGGAAGGTGTCGAGAAGGTCATCGCCGCCCTTCAGAGCGCCTTCGACTGGGTTATCTGCGACAGCCCCGCCGGCATCGAGCGCGGCGCGACGTTGGCCATGCGCCATGCCGACATCGCGATCGTCGTGACCAACCCGGAAGTCTCGTCGGTGCGCGATTCCGACCGCATCATCGGCCTGCTCGATTCCAAGACTCTCAAGGCCGAAAACGGCGAGCGCATGGAAAAGCACCTGCTGCTCACCCGCTACGACCCGATCCGCGCCGAGCGTGGCGACATGCTGAAGGTCGACGACGTCTTGGAAATCCTGTCGATCCCACTGATGGGCATCATCCCGGAAAGCGCCGACGTGCTGCGCGCCTCCAACGTCGGTTCACCGGTGACACTCGCCGACAACCGTTGCGCGCCGGCACTCGCCTACTTCGACGCGGCGCGCCGGCTCAAAGGCGAAGCCCTGCCGATCACCATCCCCGGCGAGAAGCGCAGCTTCCTCGGCAAGATTTTCGGAAGGAAAGCGGCATGA
- a CDS encoding calcium-binding protein: MARIVGSYGNDVLKGTGESDRIWGLFGADTIDGGAGDDFVSGGGGRDTLISSSGYDRLDGGADDDQIVLNGTGGAVTGGAGYDGLVVDFSQTAEKMVFNGAAGHGYVGDPAVAGRHVFFHDIEWLRVLAGSGDDRITGTASGDNISTGAGNDVVYAGGGNDLITNSGGHDRLDGGAGNDRFVLIGTGSTVSGGSGTDTLAIDLVAAKAPVVFNLENGHGIIGYQTAGERHIFVTYDGIEKIEVTTGSGNDRILGSTLSDVIQTGGGNDFVDAGAGDDTIIDGLGANRLFGGDGRDQITSTLYSAEIDGGAGQDWLWIKETQRTSDLTIDFSAGRASTGTVINGIEEASLMFGSGNDRVIAGDLTYLVVEAGGGNDHLEGGAGADALYGEDGNDYIHGGAGNDSIVTGAGDDVAYGGDGRDTLANTGGSDVLDGGAGDDWLQDTFPGSGSLGVASILRGGAGNDTINARYLGEVDGGEGRDLLNLNYGGLPEAMDFDAVRGVTHTGLTFTGIEYFNISSGRYDDVLRGGDDNDTFYSSSGNDILDGRGGDDRLSGASENDQLFGGDGADFLDGGSENDLLSGGNGSDVLMGGRGADTFSWSSETSGEAGLDRILDFDGRQGDRIAFSDEAQDTTGIHSYADFLAAARDTADGVFVSFNGSETEGILIEDVSLSVLSESDLVFG, from the coding sequence ATGGCGAGGATCGTAGGTTCCTATGGCAACGACGTTTTGAAGGGGACCGGGGAAAGCGACCGAATCTGGGGGCTGTTCGGCGCCGACACGATCGATGGCGGCGCTGGTGATGATTTCGTCAGCGGCGGCGGCGGGCGTGATACCCTGATCAGCTCGAGTGGCTACGATCGGCTCGACGGCGGCGCCGACGACGACCAGATCGTGCTCAACGGGACGGGTGGCGCGGTCACCGGAGGGGCTGGCTATGACGGTCTCGTGGTCGATTTCTCGCAGACCGCCGAGAAGATGGTGTTCAACGGCGCGGCCGGCCACGGTTATGTCGGCGATCCCGCGGTCGCCGGGCGCCACGTCTTCTTCCACGATATCGAGTGGTTGCGGGTGCTTGCCGGCAGCGGCGATGACAGGATCACCGGTACCGCCTCGGGCGACAACATCTCGACCGGCGCCGGCAACGATGTCGTCTACGCCGGTGGCGGAAACGATCTCATCACCAACAGCGGCGGTCACGACCGTCTCGATGGCGGCGCGGGCAACGACCGCTTCGTTCTCATCGGTACCGGCAGCACCGTTTCCGGCGGCAGCGGCACCGATACGCTGGCCATCGATCTCGTCGCCGCCAAAGCCCCCGTCGTCTTCAACCTGGAGAACGGCCACGGCATCATCGGTTACCAGACAGCGGGCGAGCGGCACATCTTCGTCACCTATGACGGCATCGAAAAGATCGAAGTGACGACGGGAAGCGGCAACGACCGGATTCTCGGGAGCACGCTTTCCGATGTCATCCAGACCGGCGGCGGCAACGATTTCGTCGATGCGGGTGCTGGCGACGATACGATCATCGATGGGCTTGGCGCCAATCGTCTGTTTGGCGGCGACGGCCGGGACCAGATCACCTCGACGCTCTATTCGGCAGAGATCGACGGCGGAGCGGGCCAGGACTGGCTATGGATCAAGGAAACACAGCGCACGAGCGACCTGACGATCGACTTCTCCGCCGGACGCGCCTCGACCGGCACGGTCATTAACGGCATCGAGGAGGCGAGCCTCATGTTCGGCAGCGGCAACGATCGGGTCATCGCCGGCGATCTGACCTACCTCGTGGTCGAGGCCGGCGGTGGAAACGATCATCTCGAAGGCGGCGCCGGGGCGGATGCGCTTTATGGCGAAGACGGCAACGATTACATTCACGGGGGTGCCGGAAACGACTCGATCGTCACCGGCGCCGGCGACGACGTGGCCTATGGCGGCGACGGAAGGGACACGCTTGCCAATACCGGCGGCAGCGACGTGCTCGATGGCGGGGCCGGAGACGACTGGCTACAGGACACCTTTCCCGGCAGCGGCAGCCTCGGCGTCGCGTCGATCCTGCGTGGCGGCGCGGGCAACGATACGATCAATGCCCGCTACCTCGGCGAGGTCGATGGCGGCGAGGGCCGGGATCTGCTGAACCTCAACTATGGCGGCCTGCCGGAGGCGATGGACTTCGACGCGGTACGGGGTGTCACCCATACCGGCCTGACCTTCACCGGTATCGAATATTTCAACATTTCGAGCGGGCGCTACGACGATGTGCTGCGCGGCGGTGACGACAACGACACCTTCTATTCTTCGAGCGGCAACGACATCCTCGACGGGCGCGGCGGCGACGACAGGCTGAGCGGGGCGTCGGAAAACGACCAACTTTTCGGTGGCGACGGGGCGGATTTCCTCGATGGCGGCTCCGAGAACGATCTGTTGAGCGGCGGTAACGGCAGCGATGTGCTGATGGGCGGTCGCGGCGCCGACACCTTTTCCTGGTCGTCGGAAACCTCCGGCGAGGCAGGCCTCGATCGCATTCTCGATTTCGATGGTCGGCAGGGTGACCGCATCGCCTTTTCCGACGAGGCCCAGGACACGACGGGTATTCACAGCTATGCCGATTTCCTGGCCGCGGCGCGCGATACGGCCGATGGCGTGTTCGTCTCCTTCAACGGCTCTGAGACCGAAGGCATTCTGATCGAGGATGTCTCGCTCTCGGTGCTCTCGGAGAGCGATCTCGTCTTCGGCTGA
- a CDS encoding TetR/AcrR family transcriptional regulator, with protein sequence MAKRETARDRILTAAEAIVVGKGVSSLTFDEVAEQTGLSKGGILYHFASKDALVRAMVERFVYRFETGLSGLETEDEDPHGRYTRAYVRATLGEATSTGDQYDRLGASITAALSNFPDLLEIVRQQNIRCQASVENDGLDPVEATITRLAVEGMWLAEVFNVMHLDPEMKRAVTARLLERTHAQAPPK encoded by the coding sequence ATGGCAAAACGCGAAACCGCACGTGACCGCATTCTCACCGCCGCCGAAGCGATCGTCGTCGGCAAGGGCGTGTCATCCCTCACCTTCGACGAAGTGGCGGAACAGACCGGCCTCAGCAAGGGCGGGATTCTCTACCACTTCGCGAGCAAAGACGCGCTGGTGCGGGCGATGGTCGAGCGCTTCGTCTACCGTTTCGAGACCGGTCTCTCCGGCCTCGAAACCGAGGACGAGGACCCGCATGGCCGCTACACCCGCGCCTATGTGCGCGCCACGCTCGGCGAGGCCACCAGCACCGGCGATCAGTACGACCGCCTGGGTGCCAGCATCACCGCGGCGCTCTCGAACTTTCCCGACCTTCTTGAGATTGTGCGCCAGCAGAACATCCGCTGCCAGGCATCCGTCGAAAACGACGGCCTCGATCCGGTCGAAGCGACGATCACGCGACTGGCGGTCGAGGGCATGTGGCTGGCTGAGGTCTTCAATGTCATGCATCTCGACCCCGAGATGAAGCGTGCCGTCACCGCCCGGCTTTTGGAGCGTACGCACGCCCAAGCACCGCCGAAATAG
- a CDS encoding Gfo/Idh/MocA family protein: MRVVRVGLIGLGEVSQLMHLPILADHRHLFEIAGVYDVSPSLTAYCSARYPGAKKYETAEALVSAPDIDAIFILTPDQTHSFYLEMALKGKKHVFLEKPACLTLGEIDAVAPLADATDRLLFVAYMRRYSPSFLRAKAMMPAASDVRYVRVRDIICEGPFFIRQTRNIFYPKDLDAAFLADSRAQTTALLKQVVGDDAPADLMRAYQVLTGLSSHSLSAMRELIGLPKRVIAAHHKCNGESIVALFDYGHFTAIYEAMIDNVARFDARIEVLSDRRQLRVSYDTPYIRNLPTSLEVIDSTDTETETRTFGPDYTDPFALELRAFHDHLVNGTKPKTTLSDSRQDLALMAEIVGRLRESSGL, encoded by the coding sequence ATGCGTGTCGTTCGTGTTGGTTTGATCGGGCTTGGCGAAGTTAGCCAGCTCATGCATCTGCCGATCCTGGCCGATCATCGCCATCTGTTCGAAATCGCCGGCGTCTATGACGTCTCGCCGAGCCTGACGGCCTATTGTTCGGCCCGTTATCCCGGCGCAAAGAAATATGAGACGGCGGAAGCGCTTGTCTCTGCACCTGATATCGATGCCATCTTCATCCTGACGCCCGACCAGACGCACAGCTTCTATCTGGAGATGGCGCTGAAGGGGAAGAAGCATGTCTTCCTGGAAAAGCCCGCCTGCCTGACGCTCGGCGAAATCGACGCGGTCGCGCCGCTGGCGGACGCCACGGACCGGCTGCTCTTCGTTGCCTATATGCGCCGCTATTCGCCAAGCTTCCTGCGCGCCAAGGCGATGATGCCGGCCGCGAGCGACGTGCGTTACGTCCGCGTCCGCGACATCATCTGCGAAGGCCCGTTCTTCATTCGCCAGACCCGCAACATCTTCTATCCAAAGGACCTCGACGCCGCGTTCCTGGCGGATTCCCGGGCGCAGACAACGGCGCTTTTGAAACAGGTGGTTGGCGATGATGCGCCCGCCGATCTGATGCGCGCCTATCAGGTACTGACCGGGCTTTCTTCGCACAGCCTCTCGGCGATGCGCGAGCTGATCGGCCTGCCGAAGCGGGTGATTGCCGCCCATCACAAATGCAACGGCGAGTCCATCGTCGCGCTGTTCGATTACGGCCACTTCACCGCGATCTACGAAGCCATGATCGACAACGTCGCCCGCTTCGATGCCCGCATCGAGGTGCTTTCCGATCGCCGCCAGCTGCGCGTCAGCTACGACACGCCCTATATCCGCAACTTGCCGACTTCGCTCGAAGTGATCGACAGCACCGATACCGAGACCGAAACGCGCACCTTCGGCCCTGATTACACTGATCCCTTCGCCCTGGAGCTGCGGGCCTTCCACGACCATCTTGTCAACGGCACCAAGCCGAAGACGACGTTGTCGGACTCGCGTCAGGATCTGGCGTTGATGGCCGAGATCGTCGGTCGCCTGCGCGAGAGTTCGGGGCTATAG
- a CDS encoding ABC transporter ATP-binding protein yields the protein MSTLIETRDLTRILRETVPVTLVKDITLSIGEREFVAVTGPSGSGKSSLLYLLGLLDRPTGGTLSIRGRDTAQMDEYERAATRLANIGFVFQFHFLLPEFTARENVEIPMRKLGRLGRSEMREKAGELLAALGLADHLDKRPDQLSGGQRQRVAVARALANDPPLILADEPTGSLDSKSSEQVFRILETLVREEGKTVVAVTHDLDMAARMDRRLQLIDGRLTTDADDAAPKDEGAAAEV from the coding sequence ATGAGCACGCTAATCGAAACAAGGGATCTGACGCGGATCCTGAGGGAGACCGTACCGGTCACGCTGGTGAAGGACATCACCTTGAGCATCGGCGAGCGGGAATTCGTCGCCGTCACCGGCCCCTCCGGTTCCGGCAAATCGTCGCTTCTCTATCTGCTCGGCCTGCTCGACCGGCCGACGGGCGGCACACTCTCGATCCGCGGTCGCGATACGGCGCAGATGGACGAGTACGAACGGGCCGCCACGCGGCTCGCCAATATCGGCTTCGTCTTCCAGTTTCACTTCCTGTTGCCGGAATTTACTGCCCGCGAGAACGTCGAGATCCCGATGCGCAAGCTCGGTCGCCTTGGCCGGAGCGAGATGCGTGAGAAGGCAGGCGAGTTGCTTGCCGCGCTCGGGCTCGCCGATCACCTGGACAAGCGGCCCGACCAGCTTTCGGGCGGCCAGCGCCAACGCGTCGCGGTCGCCCGTGCGCTCGCCAACGATCCGCCGCTGATCCTCGCCGACGAACCGACCGGCAGCCTCGACAGCAAGAGCTCCGAGCAGGTCTTCAGGATCCTGGAAACGCTGGTGCGCGAAGAGGGCAAGACCGTGGTCGCGGTCACCCATGACCTGGACATGGCCGCGCGCATGGACCGGCGCCTTCAGCTCATCGATGGGCGCCTGACCACGGATGCCGACGATGCCGCACCCAAAGACGAAGGTGCGGCAGCGGAGGTCTGA